In Montipora foliosa isolate CH-2021 chromosome 13, ASM3666993v2, whole genome shotgun sequence, one DNA window encodes the following:
- the LOC137983981 gene encoding proline-rich transmembrane protein 4-like: MSSEPEPENRFNISAPETEPESPDHEPTAETMAEPLPEWSTATEQWGIAWELHQYGLGAVYALLLILIVMTLSKRIKQRRTGGQGHKVPMVVLGLLGIFCFTRSLCLFIDAYHSKKITPVFFVNVLWGIGQPCLIAAYTLVFVVMRNALILKQKFRKWYNTRNIAIATLPYLCFAFGAELALSFAPAFKGLAFTCQVLYILYGSSLTVFYSIISVLLWKKLAVATKNRWISESANRCGNRTRTIFRTCVAAVVGGAAICAMQFYAMTGVYGVFSEARSVSAWPWWAFQTLFRIVEIYMIMVLCYAVNDRSVEAKKGEIAPTSLNSETPVNVPPIKMETYD; this comes from the coding sequence ATGAGCTCTGAACCTGAACCTGAAAATCGTTTCAACATATCAGCTCCCGAAACAGAACCGGAATCACCCGACCATGAACCGACCGCGGAAACAATGGCCGAACCGCTTCCGGAGTGGTCGACGGCTACCGAACAATGGGGAATCGCTTGGGAGCTTCACCAATACGGTTTGGGAGCAGTTTACGCGTTGCTACTCATTCTCATAGTAATGACATTATCAAAGAGAATTAAACAACGACGAACTGGCGGACAAGGCCATAAAGTACCAATGGTTGTTTTAGGCCTGCTTGGAATATTTTGCTTTACCCGAAGCCTATGCCTTTTCATCGATGCCTATCACTCGAAAAAGATCACACCCGTTTTCTTTGTAAATGTCCTATGGGGTATCGGGCAGCCTTGCCTCATTGCAGCTTACACTCTTGTCTTCGTTGTCATGCGCAACGCTCTGATACTGAAGCAAAAATTTCGAAAATGGTACAACACAAGGAACATTGCAATAGCTACGCTGCCGTATTTATGTTTTGCTTTCGGGGCAGAACTCGCGTTATCCTTTGCCCCTGCATTCAAGGGCTTAGCTTTCACTTGCCAAGTGTTGTACATTCTGTACGGTTCCTCTCTCACTGTATTCTATTCCATTATATCAGTTTTATTATGGAAGAAGCTTGCTGTTGCTACAAAAAATCGCTGGATTTCAGAATCCGCTAACCGATGCGGAAACCGTACGCGCACAATTTTTCGAACGTGTGTGGCCGCCGTGGTTGGAGGCGCAgcgatttgcgctatgcaattCTACGCAATGACGGGTGTCTACGGCGTTTTTTCGGAGGCGCGAAGCGTTTCCGCCTGGCCTTGGTGGGCGTTTCAAACATTGTTTAGAATAGTGGAGATTTACATGATAATGGTGCTTTGTTATGCGGTGAATGATAGGAGCGTCGAGGCAAAGAAAGGCGAAATTGCACCAACAAGTCTTAACTCTGAAACACCTGTTAATGTTCCACCCATCAAAATGGAGACATATGATTGA